ATTTGTCATTTTACCGCACGAAGTTACCTAATGTTTGCTACTAGTGATAAGGGCGGAAAGATGTTGACCTTTCGCTATTAGCGGTACACTTCTTTCTTGATTATATTACAACAAgaatcatgatttgagagaCCATAAATAAGCAAGAAAATATCAAAAGCACTTGCAAATTGTACCTTTGTGTACTGTATTTTAAAGAATTTCAAGGTGGTTCTCTTCATTTCCCCAAGTGCCATTGAGTTGATTTATCTTTTTGGTTTCATGTTTGGTGTTTGGTACCCGTATTGTGGCCTAACCAAATCTGAACGTGCATTGGATAGGCTCGAACTCGAGACCTATGATTAAAGATGAATGAGTACTTACAACTCCACCATAATCCTTTCTATGTTAATTTGTTTTCTTGAACTATTTACTTCCTATCGAGATTTCACTTTCTTTTCAAACAATTATTGGATTCCAATTACACCTAGTAATTTAATCATCAAGGACATATTCAATGTAATTCTGCGGGTGAGATTTGAGGAGGTGGGTGGTACGCAACCTTATTCCTATCTTGTGAGAGAAACTGTTTTCAATAGATCCTCAGTTCGaataagagcccgtttggatgggctttaagttggtcaaaccaacttataagctcctttttagcttttggacgagtttgcctaatgctaactttaagccataaagttcttaaagtcagtcaaaaatgaaaagacaggatttctaacttttttttctaagtgcttaaagtcattttgtttgaccatggaaattacttttatatcccttatattttaactaaattcccaactaccctttttattcttttaaccctaaaattcaaacacttattttcaatataagcacttttatccaaacactcaactgctaatttataaaaataactttcagcacttaaagttttaaaaacacttcatacataaaagttacttttttaagtccatccaaatAGACTCTAAGCATGTCACAAATCTAGTATGTAAAACAAATACAATAACGAAGAAATCATGTTGAATGTAaaatgaaggtttgaaaggtatGAGTGTTCTAAAATGATTAGATCACTAAGTCAGTCTAGTACACTAAAACTCCTATTATGCACAATATTCGAAAAAAAATTCGATCATAAAGACCTATTGTACGCaatcttataaaaaaaaaattagattacTAAGTAGGAAAAAAGGATACTACATGTCCAtctctaaaatatattattaaagttTCAATATAAGTGACTCATACTTTTCACTATTAAAAGACGGGGGCAAATGTGCTTCACGAATACCTATTCATATGGAAGTCAAGATCAATTTtagtatataaataaaaacattatctttataattatttatttatttgttagttTATATTTCAATCAATAACAGGTGGGTTGTTTTTTAATACTATTATCTTTCTttggaataataataataataataatatgaagcTCTGACTTAGCTAATCGCTATCAAAACTCATCAGCCTTTAGTAACAATTAACAAACTTATAAATTTTTTAGATTACGATCTAAAGATTCTTTTTgaataaactaaaaaatttatatataaaaaaattattaaatagcGAAAAATCTTTCATTGTATCATATGATTCTTTCGTTCTAGCTTTTTCCATTCCTGCCCTTGCAAGCGAAGAGATGTCAAGATAGCACGTGATCTAAAATTACATAAACTATTGTCAATGCTAGacgataatataatattttatttgtaaagcTGAGAAAtctataaataaatatcaaacacAATTCTAATATTATCCAAAAAAGCAATTATTCCTCAAGGATTATATTTGcgcaaattttgaaaataggaACAAAATTTCAATAGTGAcataaataagttttttttatttattattatttttcatttaatgTTCGATACCCATATTAAAGTCCGACTAAATCCAAATTCACATTAAAAAATTTCACATTAGAATAAAACACTGTGTTAGACAATTCCGCTAAGTAAATCAAGCCTAGTGTTATATCATCAGCCCAAAAAGGGAACTGTACTATAAAAGCCTTTTAAGGCCCATCTATTTTGTAACAAAATCAAGAATTAGCCATTCCATTTTCACAGCAATTTCTTAGAAATCGGTAGCCatttcccttctttttttttcttcaatttcacaaattattcatgtttttcttcaatttccaaGATAATTCAACAACCCCATCTTCATCAAATTACAGAAAGACCTCAAAAATGTGAGAAAGGGTGAGTCTTTCTTCCATTTctgaaaaaaaaatctcattttttgACCCCAAATCAAATTTAAGATGAATTCACCATATGGGGTTTTCCCAGATGAGGTAATTCTTCAGATTCTTGCAAGATTACCTGTTAAATCAGTTTTTAAGACAAAAGTTGTGTGTAAAGTTTGGTACAAATTGATATCTGATAAATACTTCACAAATATTTATAATGAACTCTCAGTTAAGAATCCTATGGTACTTGTTCAGGTTACTGAACCTTCATCAGAATCAAGATCTAGTTTGATTTGTGTTGATAATTTAAAAGGGGTTTCTGAATTTTCATTGGATTTTGTAAAAGATAGGGTTAAAGTTAGAGCTTCTTGTAATGGTTTGTTATGTTTGTCTAGTATACCTGATAAGGGTGTTTACTATGTTTGTAATCCATTGACTAGAGAATATAAATTGCTTCCTAGAAGTAGGGAAAGGCCTATTACAAGGTTTCATCCAGATGGTGAAGCTACTcttgttggtttgggttgtgatTTGATGAAACAAAAGTATAATGTGGTTTTAGCTGGTTATCATAGGTCGTTTGGTCATCGTCCTGAGAGGACGTTTATATGTATGGTTTATGATTCAGAGTCGAACAAATGGAGGAAGTTTGTCTCGTTGCAAGACAATCAATTCACACATATGAATAAGAATCAAGTTGTGTTTATTAATGGTGGATTGCATTGGTTGACGGATAGTTGTTCGTGTATGCTTGTTCTTGATTTGGGTACTGATGTTTGGAGGAAATTCCAGTTGCCCCATGAAATTAGTTGTGGAGTTAGCAGTCGGGTTTATTTGTTGGAATTGGATGGGCACTTGTCCGTGATTCAGATATATGAGGCTTGGATGGTTATTTGGGTAATGGAGGATTACGAGAAGGAAGAATGGCGAATGGTGGACAAAGTGAGCCTTCGATGCATTAGAGGGATGGTACCGGGCATTTTCCCAATAAGTCAAAATGACAACTATGTTTACCTTGCTACACATAAGCAGGTTTTGGTATATCAGCGAAACAGCCGTGTGTGGAAGGAGATGTTCTCGGTAAAGGACAGCTCAACCTTGCCTTTATGGTTCTCAGCACATGCCTTTAGAAGCACTCTCTTTTCCTGCCATTGACCCGAGGATCGTGTACATCTTTCTATTCAACCTTTGTACATAATGCTATTGTTAGTCTTAAGTCCTGTCTCTTTTACCAGTGTTCATCTTgttcttttgttattttgtgcATGCTGTGTGGAACCTCAAAGACGGTTTTGGCTGGGATATAGTTAGTTATATGTTGACTTATCGTGGAGAATGACAAATGGTTGACAAAGTAAGTCTTCAATGCATTAGAGGGATGGTACCGGGCATTTTCCCAATAAGTCAAAGTGACAACTTTGTTTACCTTTCTACACATAAGCAGGTTTTGATATATCAAAGAAACAGCTGAGTATGGAAGGTGATGTACTCTGTAAAGGACAAATCAACCTTGCCTTTATGGTTCATAGCACACGCCTTTACAAGCACTCTCTTTTCCTGCCATTGATCCGAGGCTCGTGTACATCTTTCTATTCAACTGTTGTACATAATGCTCTCATTAGTCTAACTCTTGTTACCTTGAGCAGTCATTGTCTTAATATTCTGCCATACTGTGAATGTTGTGTGGAACCTCAAAGGTGGTTTTGGCTGTGACGTAATCAGTTATTTGCTGACTCATTGGGGAGAAAGGCAAATGGCTGACAAAGTGAATCTTCGATGCATTAATAGGGATGGTACTGGGCATTTTCCCGATAAGTCAAAATGACAACTTTGCTTACCTTGCTACACATAAGCAGGTTTTGATATATCAATGAAACTGCCGAGTATGGAAGGCAGTGTACTCTGTGAAGGACAGCTCAACCTTGCATTTATGGTTCGTAGCTCACGTCTTTACAAGCACTCTCTTTTCCTGCTATTGATCCGAGGCTCACATACATCTTTCTATTCAACTGTTGTACATAATGCTATCATTAGTCTCAACTTCTGTTACCTTGAGCATTCATTGTCTTGATAATCTGCCATGCGTGTATGCCGTGTGAAACCTCAAAGGTGGTTTTGTCTGGGATGCAATCAGTTATATGCTGACTTATTGGGGAGAAAGGCAAATGGCGGACAAAGTGAGTCTTTGATGCATTAGAGAGATGGTACCGGACATTTTACCAATAAGTCAAAATTGACAACTATTGTTACCTTGTGCTACACATAAGCAGGTTTTGATATATCAAAAAAACAGCCGAGTATGGAAGGTGATGTACTCTGTGAAGGAAAGGTCAACCTTGCCTATTTGGTTCGTAGCACACATCTTTACAAGCACTCTCTTTTCCTGCCATTGATCCTAGGCACGTGTACATCTATCTACTATCATTAGTCTAACTCCTGTCACCTTGAGCAATCATTGTCTTGATATTCTGCCATACTGTGTGTGTCGTGTGGAACTCAAAAGTGGTTTTGGCTGGAATATAATCAGTCATATGCTGACTTATTGGGGAGAAAGGCAAATGGTTAGTCTTCGATGCATTAGAGAGATGGACCGGGGATTTTCCAATAAGTCAAATTGACAGTTATTGTTACCTTGCTACACATAAGcagtttttgattttgatttatcAAAGAAACAGCCAAGTATGGAAGGCGATGTACTGTGTAATGGACAGCTTAATCTTGCCTTCATGGTTCGTAACACCATGCCTTTACAAGCAGTCTCTTTTCTTGCCATTGATCCGAGGCTCGTGTACATCTTTCTATTCAACTGTTGCACATAATGCTATCACTAGTCGAACTCTCATCTCTTTGAGCAGTCATTGTATTGATCTTTTGTCATGCTGTGTATATATACTGGAACCTCAGTTCATCATAGGTGGTTGGTTTTGACATGaattagagcccgtttggattgtcttataagttatttataagttgttttcagcttttttttagtgtttgactggccaacttaaagtcattttgtgcttaaaataaacctcaataaataattgagtttgtttggatggacttattttaaacagcttataagttgaaaacagcttataagttgaaaatataAGTTGGGTTgcatctattttaatttttttaaaattataagcagttttcaaatTATAAGTTACTtcaaataagttcatccaaataggCTCTTAATCAATTTATATGTTGAGATATCCTTCCAGGATAATTTGACTCACTATCACTTGTTGGTCTGATATATGTCCATTGGAAGCTATGCTTTTAGCTCCCTATTAAGTGTACAATGATAATGTTTTAGTTTAGGGATATTTTTTGACtaccaaaatttgaaaataatgtcTAAATATTAATTGAAGCAAGTAGTTTAAAAAATAACAGCATGGTACACAAATTTGTGGTTAAACAAAGATGGTTAGTCATATTCCCTAAAAAGTCACGAATACATGAGAAAATCAGTCATGAATTTTGTAAAGGCTATGGATATCTTTCACTAGGTCATTAGAGATATTTCATGAAAATTTGGATGAAAATCTATATTAGCCGCCACTAAATGTAAATATTAGTGGCAACTATAGTCGCCGAAAATACAAATATTAGTTATCGCTAAATATAAGTTTAGTGACAACTTAAGTCGACGCAACAACACATaactaaaaattatattagtGGCAACTTCAGTCGCAACGAAAACATATATTAGTCGTCGCTAAAGATAAGTATTAATGACAACTTTGTATTTTCAAGTTCTGTAAGGTTTACTAAGATTATCTGTACATCTTATTTACTTTCTCATCTCCAAATCGATGACCAACTTTGGTCGTCAAATATCATGTCTATTGGGGGTGTGAGGCAGAGGGTGGATTCTTTAAAAGTAGAGTATTTTTTAGAGAATTCGACAAGGGACATTATTTTTGGAAAGTCAGAGCAACATATCTTGAGGTTTGTCATTACGgtttgaaaatgaaaattttcttttgatagCCCTATCATATGGCTCCGATAATTCACAtccatataataaaaatatgcaaTTATCTACTACTCGTCTATTCTAATCCTAACCTCCATGCTAACTCCCGTATATATTGTCACAGGTATACCCACACTTCATGCTCcacttgtgagatttcactgaatatgttgttgttgttgtataccaCACTTCATGGATCAAAATGTGGTCGATTAAAGCATGTTCTATTTACTATACCGAGgttattttggatatcataGATTTATTTTTTGGGAACACCAAGAAACCTGTAGTCGATATCCAGGGGCGGAATCAGAATATTTGATAAGGgggttcaagaaaattaaaaaataagggactgaatgaaaaaagtaaaaaatgtgTCATTGCCGAGAATCGAACCCACAACCATGGGCTCAATCTCAAGCACCTTATCCACTAATCAACAATCTCCATTTGTTAAGGGgatgcaaaaataatatttgtacatgAATAACAAAATTCGCAGTATATATATAGTGCAATTTTccgacgaagggggttcggtCGCCACCCCTCGCACCCCTGTAGTTCCGCCCCTGTCGATATCCATCGAGTGGATAAATTCACTCATGTGCAATAGCTCACAAATTAAACTATATAGGAGACTAGATAAGTCTAATATGACGAGCTCGATCGAGAAAGCCACATTTACAAAGGGAATCAATCCGCGATCTCCCTCGTGAAATACCACCTACTGTATCAACTCAACCACTGTCTTAAAGATGTATTACCAATCGTCCAATTTTATGCTACCTTATATCCTCATAAAATAatgtatattaaaaaaaagCTTGCTATATAATCCCTTATGCATGCATGCATAATTATTTgcaacaaaaaaatgaaaaccaAAAACTACATAGCTaatcttttttcttaatatatataatgCAAAATATTGCTACTAATTTATGATAACCTTATTACATAAACCAAACAAGTCCTTAATACCCGTCATTATAGTTTGTTAGTTCCTCAATAGTTGGAGATCCTTCCATTGTAACTTTGTAGATTCTTGAGAATAATTTGGAATTTCCAAGGAGATTCCTTTTGATTTTTTCAATTTGTGCATGGAATTAGAAATTTTTGAAAACCAACTTATTAGTGATCTTATTGGAGCTGTTAATCATCCTTTAAAATGCCGACCCACAAGGTCTATTGGGCTGGCAAGCTCTAATCTTGCTTCTTCAGAGCCTCAATTTGGCGATTTTAATCAAAACCCAGAAATATTTCTGGGTTTTGGACGAAACCCAGATGTGATTTTGAGAATGGAAATGGAAAGATCAATGGCCCTGCTTCAGGTAGTAGTTTACTATCTATTGTTGTGTCAATATTTGGggcttttttcttcttttttcaatttGGGGTTAGGGGAAGGGGGAATCACGTGGTGGAGAATCGAACCCTAACAGTAAAAGTTGGAATAGTTAACCAGCTGAGCTATTGAGATTCTATTATTTGaggcttttctttttttaatttgggTGCAGGGTAAGGGGGAATTATGAGGTGGAGAATTGAATCCTAGCCAATAAGGTGAAAGTTCAAATAGTCAACTAGCCGAACTATTGAGATTCTATTATTTGGGgctttttgttttttaatttggGGGTAGGGGAAGGGTGAATTACGAGGTGAAGAATCGAACCTTAACCAATAAGATAAAGTTCGGGTAGCCAACCAGTTGAGCTAGTATGAGgttaatattttgttaatttgtGTTGTTTGATGATTAATGAGGTGTTAATTTGCATTTTTTGAAGATGATGGTAAATGAGGGTTTAGTGCCTTGTGGAGAAGATGAAATGAAGAGGAGAAATGCTATTGACAAGCTCAAAAAGGttcttttttttatctatttaagCATAATTTAGATTTATATGTATTTGATATACATTTTGCTCTTATGGGTGCATATATATGCtgtatgtgtgtgtatttttatattaagtCAAAACATCACATTATAAAGGTGCAGTCTTGTTGGTAACAAGGTATAGTTCTTAAATGGTTATGTAATTGGGTTCGATGTAAAGTGTAGTTGATCATCTCAGTATCTCTCCTAGAatgaaaacaaagaagaaaataaactCTCCTAATGTAACAACTAGGgaaaaacaacaacatcaacatacctagtgtaatGGGGTTCTGGGAGGGTaggtgtatgcagaccttacccctactcTGGACGTAGAGAGGTTATTTTTGTTAGACCCTCGGCCCGATGAAACACATATAAAAGCAGTTCAGATGAGGAGATAACGGAAATGAAGAAGTCGTGGCAAAATACAATAGAAAGCATGACAAAGCATCCTGCTCAGTAACTATAACAAAACATACGaaaatcaaagtacaaaaaacGTCAAACAATAATAGAAATCGAGAACAAGATGCTGCAAGAGTAATACTATGACTTCATTCAAGATTAGTTGTATAACTCACCAGTTACTTGTCAATCTTAATGTTTTATATCGAGGTCAGTTTCCATCACATTAAGTATATGATTTCATTGGAGATTTCAGTGAGCTACAAAAGCTTTTCAATCACATTATTTATTCGTTATTATTTTGCAGATAGTAGTGGAATGGGTTAAAACGGTGACTTACCAACGAGGTCTTCCAAAAAAGTACCTTAAGTTTGCCTCTGGGACAATATTGACATATGGATCGTATGGTCTAGGAGTAAGTCTAATTTCATAAGCTCTCCTTcggttttccttcttttttttttggtttcgtCTTGTTGGAAATTGCAGTATTGCTGATCACAGATATTTATGTTGGATAATAAGTGTTGTCCTGAATATCTGATTCACATTTTCTTGTTGTCAACCGCAGATTTAATTTGAAAGTTTTCTGTTATGCTGTTACTCCTCTTTTCTTATCACCACAGCTGACAATTTCTTGCATCATGAGAGCTGATCCGCTTGTTTCTGCAGCTTCATCATCTTTTGATACGTTTCCAATATTTGCAGGTTTATAATTCAGAGTCAGATATCGATGCTTTGTGTGTTGGTCCTTACTTTGCCACTATAGCTGTGAGTCTTGTTTCCTTTTTTAGGTTCTTTATTTCTAAATGAGGTTGTGCAATGCCTATAATGCTACATGTCATGTGTATCTCGTTGTGCCTCCTGTAGGAAGACTTTTTCATCATTCTGCATAACATGCTTGCAAGCAGGCCTGAAATATCGGAAATCCACTGTGTCAAGGATGCAAAAGTTCCTCTGATGCGATTCAAATTTGATGGGATATCCATTGATCTTCCCTATGCACGACTCAAAGTAATATCTATCCCCGAGGTGAGTTATTTTGATTACAGTTCAAGTGAAAGAGACCTTGTTAACCAAAAGTGTTAAATTTCTTCCTTTACAGATACTATACGATTACTCTATCTAATTGATTTTCTCTTTACATATAGAATGTGGACGTATTTAATCCATTCTTCCTTAAGAATATCGACAACACAAGCTGGAAAAGTTTGTCTGGTGTGCGTGCCAATAGGAGCATTCTTCATCTTGTGCCAAACATAGAGGCAAGTAATGATGTCAACTTGTATTActtcctccgtttcaatttgtttgtcttattttgacttggcacggagtttgagaaagtaaaaaggcttttgaatcttgtggtcccAAACATGCCATgtgaaaagttagaattaaagagttaccaaaaaaggaaagaggcATTCGTTTTGAAACgcactaaaaaggaaagtaagacaaacaaatttaaACAGAGGTAGTTGATAGAAATAGCGTGGTTTGACGTAGCATGCTTGACAGGATCCCTTAGTTTGGCCTAGTGTGAAAGTTTCCGTGTATTACATTCTTGGTTGATATGCTACAGGTATTCCAAGCAGTGCTTCGTTGCGTCAAATTATGGGCTAAAAGACGTGGAGTTTATGCAAATGTAAGAGATTCATGGATTCGCTCTGCTGCTTCTCTACTTCTATATTTCATGCTAACATTATCTTTTTCTTGGCCTCgaatcaaatccaatcatgcGATAACCTTCAGTTGCTTGGATTCTTTGGAGGAATTCACTTGGCTGTGCTTTCAGCATTTATCTGCCAAAGGCATCCAAGTGCCTGCTTAAGCGCACTCATTTTACTTCTGTTCAAGACATTTGCCTTGTGGCCTTGGCCAACTCCAGTAATTCTGCAAGACCAAATAGCTAGGCCATTCATCCCAACTCATGATAAGGTTTTGTGGATGCCAATCCAGTTACCATGTAGCCCGTACGAATTTTGTCATTCCAACATTACCAAAAGCACATTCTATAAAATCAGGACAGAGTTCCTAAGAGGACATATGTTGACTAAGGTATATGATAATTTCGAACATATCCTGTCGTCCTGGTCATTATTTTAGTTCTTTTAGTGGTTATTTTTCCCTTCACCACTTACTCTATGTAATTTTACTTCAGGATATGTTAAGTCCAGATTTTGATTGGAATATCCTTTTTGAGCCTTTTCCTTATGCAAGAAGATATGGACTATTCGTCAAAATTTTTCTCTCAGCTTGCGACAAAGATGAACTAGGAGACTGGGTAGGTTGGGTCAAGTCACGTTTTCGCTGTTTACTGGTCAAGGTATGTCCCTGCTGCAGACTTATTTTCTCTGTTTTAGTAAAGGTATCATCACTATTTTAGCTTATTGCATCAGCATATTGGCTGCTAGGATTTACTGGACCGAGTAGGTACCGGTGAGAGTTGGAGACAAACTTGTTCCTGCCAATGACTTTCCTATCATGTTTTTCCTATGTTCGTTATAACACAAAATACTTTTGTGCACACCAGAGGTTTTGAGGAAAACCATTTCTAAACCGTTTTCTAGTGTCTTGTTgaagataaaaaataatggcatgtGATAATAGTGAAAGGTGGAGGGCGTCCATATGATTTGTGTTATGTGATAGTCACAACTCACAACTCACAAATAGCAGAGTAAAGGACTGTTTGGTGCACGAAGCATCCCGTGTTCACGCGGTGTCTGAGGAAGGGAAACACTCCAATGGGGGTAATGTAGGCAGTGTACCCTGATGCTAGTATTAATGGTTGATTCCACACCTCGAACTCGTGACCCTATAAATCATACAGAGACAACTGTATCATTGCTCCAAGACTCCCTTTGCAGATAGCAGTAGTGATAAATATAATTGTAGGAATAAGAAGTCTTATCTAAAATGACTAGTGCTCCTTATTTACATTTGATGCTTATTTGCTATGTTGCGTGCTGGACCTTCCAAAATAATGCATTTTTTGAGGATTTGACACGGATACAACAACAATTGTGGAGAGTCTTAAGCAACATAGCATATTTGTGTTAAATTATTGAGATGTTCTCGTCTACGAGAAGTATTGTATCATTTCTTATTAACTGGAGTCGTATTTTTAGTTCTTTCGTAATGAGACTTTCTTTCATTCCACGCAGCTGGAGGAGTTATTGGGTTTTTGTGACCCGAACCCAACTGAATATGTCGACACAGATGCATCAGAGCCTAATGTCATCTTCTATTGGGGATTACCAACTGGTAGGACTGATCTAATAAACGCTGATCTCGTGGAAGAATACTTTCTGAAGAGCATCGACAACGGATTGCATCAAGTCTCAACTGGAACGATGAAGTTATCGATCGTAAAAGCATATCAGTTGCCTAAAAAAGCTGATCAGCTTCCTCTCGAACGAAAGAACTCTAAGCCATGCTGGAGAGTTGTTGATGGCAATCGGAAAAAAAACTCCTCCACAGCCCAAGTATAAACCTCGTTGTGCTGATGATTACTTGCCTACAAACGAAAATCCCGATTATCCTAGTGCTGGAAGGTAAGCTGCTGTGCTATTCGGAGATATTAGAGCGGGATCCACTTTTTGGGAAATACAATTTACTCGAAACGATAGCAAGAATATTTCTAGTAAATACAGGGTTGACACTGCACATATTTGTTGATCACACATATAAAGAACATGAAGAAACTTTGTACATTTGCATTGTATTGTATTAATTTTGAAACTTTTGATCCTCAcaaacacttttttttttttgctattgAATTAATTGATGGAAGAAAATGTAAAGAAAAATTGAATTATTGATGTAATGAAAAGGTTACTATTCTTCTTATCCTTGTttgattatttaaaaaaatttggttccttaattatatatttactttGAGGAGTAaatctttttctattttctgAATTTAGCAAATATTGGTTGATTTAGTTCTTGTATTAATGGATGGTTGTTTGGTACGAAAGTAAGATATTTATAAATCATTTTCTGGTAATCAAATATCgaaaaattattaaaaggggggaaatgattttttttccctCTTATTCTCCGAAAAACGTTTTCAACatacctctttttttttctagcaCTTTgtagtttttcttctttttgattGGAAATGGTAAAATTGAAAGGCAAAATGAATACGTGAATTATGATGGGATCGTTGATATTTATTCACCTTTAATTAAAAGATGTGTCTGGCCAAATATTCTACATGACAATGTAAAAGTCATTTCATGAATATAATGGGAGTTATAGTATAATGTCTAAAGTCTATGGTTTCATGTGTATATGATAGAgacatacttatgccaagaaGTGGTAATTTGATACCACTTTGAGAAGATGTCATTTTTAGTTTGTTTAGATTATGATAATCTTTAATTTGAATTAAGCAAGTGGTGCAACTAGCTAAGATATTTTATTGAGGGCATTGTGtttaataataattacaataaataaaaacacTTAATTAGAGGTCTTAAGTTTGAGtcttaagaataaaataaattaataagatTAGTGTATTCGGATATGAAGAAAACAACCGTTGGACAACATCAACCGTCAAAAGtggtttatttacttatataggTAACTTTTTTTAGAGATTTCGAGTTCGAGCTTTGGATATGGAATAGTCTTTGTTACAAAGTGTTTTATctcttatataaaaaaattcagtGTAAATCTAGATTTGATCGGACATGTCAAATATCGAGTGAGAAACAAAAACCCAACATCATTAATCGTCAAAAATGGTTTACTTTTATAAGTAAAAGAGTCTAGAAATCTCAggttcaaatttaaaatatctcAGTACGAATATGAATTGAGTCAAGCCCTGAATATTAAGCAAAAAACCACTTTGAAAGATGCCATTTTCATTTTTGGATTATATAGGTCGTTagatgatataattttttttaacttaaagtAAACAAGTTGCACTTGCACCCAGTAAGATCTTTTTCTCCAAGGCAATTTGTTTACAAGCACTAATAATTAAGGCcctattaaaaatttaaaatgtcaTTGTTAATTGTGATTGATTTAATTAATCCTTGGACAGCTTTAATCAACTcttgttaattttatttttctcaaaggACTCTTCTAAATGTCGTCATCTACATCAAAATATCtagtaatttttcttttgtaactaatctttttaattgtttttttaatt
This Solanum dulcamara chromosome 1, daSolDulc1.2, whole genome shotgun sequence DNA region includes the following protein-coding sequences:
- the LOC129883544 gene encoding F-box protein At5g49610, which encodes MNSPYGVFPDEVILQILARLPVKSVFKTKVVCKVWYKLISDKYFTNIYNELSVKNPMVLVQVTEPSSESRSSLICVDNLKGVSEFSLDFVKDRVKVRASCNGLLCLSSIPDKGVYYVCNPLTREYKLLPRSRERPITRFHPDGEATLVGLGCDLMKQKYNVVLAGYHRSFGHRPERTFICMVYDSESNKWRKFVSLQDNQFTHMNKNQVVFINGGLHWLTDSCSCMLVLDLGTDVWRKFQLPHEISCGVSSRVYLLELDGHLSVIQIYEAWMVIWVMEDYEKEEWRMVDKVSLRCIRGMVPGIFPISQNDNYVYLATHKQVLVYQRNSRVWKEMFSVKDSSTLPLWFSAHAFRSTLFSCH
- the LOC129890799 gene encoding nuclear poly(A) polymerase 3; protein product: MELEIFENQLISDLIGAVNHPLKCRPTRSIGLASSNLASSEPQFGDFNQNPEIFLGFGRNPDVILRMEMERSMALLQMMVNEGLVPCGEDEMKRRNAIDKLKKIVVEWVKTVTYQRGLPKKYLKFASGTILTYGSYGLGVYNSESDIDALCVGPYFATIAEDFFIILHNMLASRPEISEIHCVKDAKVPLMRFKFDGISIDLPYARLKVISIPENVDVFNPFFLKNIDNTSWKSLSGVRANRSILHLVPNIEVFQAVLRCVKLWAKRRGVYANLLGFFGGIHLAVLSAFICQRHPSACLSALILLLFKTFALWPWPTPVILQDQIARPFIPTHDKVLWMPIQLPCSPYEFCHSNITKSTFYKIRTEFLRGHMLTKDMLSPDFDWNILFEPFPYARRYGLFVKIFLSACDKDELGDWVGWVKSRFRCLLVKLEELLGFCDPNPTEYVDTDASEPNVIFYWGLPTGRTDLINADLVEEYFLKSIDNGLHQVSTGTMKLSIVKAYQLPKKADQLPLERKNSKPCWRVVDGNRKKNSSTAQV